In Stomoxys calcitrans chromosome 2, idStoCalc2.1, whole genome shotgun sequence, the following proteins share a genomic window:
- the LOC106081592 gene encoding protein crumbs isoform X5, producing the protein MPSLILKPSSFSALLDLQQQKNYHYHNQHLHCNQSQPRGEKQRRTTITKQISATSEPTKTNLAMSATNIHTTTTTNTATTIKYASANHEQNDSQLGATTNNIYSTNNKNNYSSTRSYRSLTTTATTLPWLCCVLMFLLLSMESPFVAATSKEAYFNGSAYLRLLSPMPIWDHSAISFRSCRGGEILAQQYNKNSIVISVINDFLQISLAGPAVIGPNNRVDVKYSYHLLDNRWHTLQFKYEYGNLLLFIDRESRLFANSTYNSQFLTNQDIGNEAAILILGNSFTGCLQDGPGLQFINDSMTVQNAVFGPCPLGSGPCSDHDIPLRNQDFCANDPCMGYGQCISHADGYECRCTARYSGKNCQMDNGSPCDRNPCSNGGTCFEDSRGDYQCICNPNHTGKHCETEININPLCQINPCLNNGACVVAAGSNSIECECPKGYTGSHCEIDMDDCASQPCQNNGKCVDKVNGFFCDCTNTGFLGPLCQTNIDECDMKPCRNGGKCFDTNGWYICQCMEGWAGEVCEKPISCKTQQCLNGGTCIDKQIGMHCLCPPGFSGELCQQGPPPCPQCPIDSECVAGKCVCKPGTSEASDSPASHENQVVAVPQCNGGKSKRYIPPEWLKKKRCELKMSFNCEQPTTDVTSSIAAVGTGCKCLNGGTCSLNGTHCYCPTGYSGDRCEKLEPCTLNNCQEPMICAQNKCICPQDKVCTQCASQPCRNGGMCSDLPNGDYECKCPAGWTGRNCVKDVDECAISPKICGNGICKNEEGSYKCYCTPGFTGIHCDSDVDECLSHPCQNGATCHNKLFFFKYGKHRILRQINAYKCVCPAGYKGLNCEIDIDECASNPCFNGSTCIDLINNFTCSCIPGMTGRFCEIDIDDCISGPCQHNGICIDELGGFHCNCSSTGYEGRYCESNIDECATNQCTNGAECIDQVNDYFCKCFPGFRGKNCDIDINECESNPCQFNGICLERSNMTLYALSQTMDLPSVFSQPFSFQNASGYECVCVPGIVGKNCETNINECENNRCGKHGTCNDGIGTYTCECDPGFEGTYCEINIDECDRYSPCGDHGTCIDQVNDYECDCDAMYGGKNCSVPLIGCLSAPCSNGGICKPYLVNETEHLFNCSCQHGFQGYTCEKTTTISMVVSSLITVKTQREEGYDINLQFRTTLPNGVLAFGTSGGQNEPVSYILELINGRLNLHSSLLNKWEGVFIGSNLNDSNWHKVFVAINTSHLVLSANDEQAIFPVGSYETSNGSQQPSFPLTYLGGTIPNLKSYLRHLTHRPSSFVGCMQDIVVNGKWIFPEEQGLDNDTKLTHIQSGCPRTEQCNPNPCHSNGKCTDLWHTFACTCQRPHFGYTCIYNITAATFGHENTTHSAVIVETNDVARRAIRSVLDISMFIRTRQPTGQVFYLGSDPRKGKGADAGSSYVAAKLQGGELLVRMQFNGTPEAYTVGGNKLDNGYNHLIEVVRNQTLVQVKLNDTEYFRKTLSSTGLLDAQVLYLGGPAPTTPPTEAPIVAGSEVGTTEYATIKPEDYFKGIIQDVKVSNGSHTMIVELYPLEEEDLALPPSFGTITIDRTSVLKGEVSDDLCRKNPCRHNAECRNTWNDYICKCPNGYKGKDCQEIEFCQLVTCPGNSICQNLDDGGYECLTNITFRGNEKAPLSFSFYKEPHLAEETKPKLKPVIEIAYRTRAGGTLLYLENQDSFFEIGVNQGQVTVTWKFNQDPLGDTKRFSKDNSDGIEWSRIFLRAQNGKLEGGWKGWESMVDPSPSFSADIDIHAFEELISSGAQVYLGGMPTESHQSRGTLSSQQGSQFKGCLGEARVGDLLLPYFTNDEMYPRTENVSVQPSVQFRLNSTRPDEGCILCFKSDCKNGGFCSSPSESYACTCQAGYDGNDCSNDIDECATAMCENNSTCIDKVADFFCSCLPGYDGRFCENNIDECLDEPCHNGGNCTDLIAAFKCDCTDDYAGPQCDILKQVTCDNNPCKNGSTCQDKFNSQTGNNFTCTCMQGYEGPLCDTPFCEVKPCEHGGLCIISESRTPICQCSLGYTGPLCESDINECESNPCFNDGICTDLVGGYSCNCTETGFEGDNCEIDIDECAMSVEYCGGLGRCINLPGTFKCICQDSFCGAYCNFTDPCKQSDVQLCMNGGTCQEACGDEADYTCNCTDGYTGKNCTVLITAKEEPSTADIAIIVIPVVVVLLLVCAGLLVTFLVMARNKRATRGTYSPSAQEYCNPRLEMDNVLKPPPEERLI; encoded by the exons AATCGCCTTTTGTTGCGGCCACTTCCAAAGAAGCTTATTTCAATGGATCAGCATACCTGCGTTTGTTATCTCCAATGCCTATATGGGATCATTCGGCCATCAGTTTTCGCTCTTGTCGAG GTGGTGAAATTTTGGCCCAGCAATACAATAAGAATTCGATTGTCATCTCTGTGATAAATGATTTCCTGCAAATCTCTCTGGCCGGTCCGGCGGTGATAGGACCCAACAATCGAGTGGACGTCAAGTACTCATACCATTTGCTGGACAACAGATGGCATACGCTACAATTCAAATATGAATATGGCAATTTACTCCTGTTCATCGACCGCGAGTCCAGACTGTTTG CTAATTCCACCTATAACAGTCAGTTCCTCACCAACCAGGATATAGGCAATGAGGCTGCCATCTTAATTTTGGGCAACTCATTTACGGGCTGTTTGCAAGATGGACCTGGTCTGCAGTTCATCAATGACTCCATGACGGTACAGAATGCTGTGTTCGGTCCGTGCCCCTTGGGCAGTGGCCCCTGTTCAGATCATGACATTCCGCTGAGGAATCAAGACTTTTGCGCCAACGACCCCTGCATGGGCTATGGCCAGTGCATTTCCCATGCCGATGGATATGAGTGTCGCTGCACTGCCCGGTATTCGGGGAAAAATTGTCAAATGGATAATGGTTCGCCTTGCGATCGCAATCCTTGCTCAAATGGCGGCACCTGCTTCGAAGACAGCCGCGGAGACTACCAatgcatttgcaatcccaatcaCACTGGGAAACACTGTGAGACTGAAATAAATATTAACCCCCTGTGCCAGATCAATCCGTGTCTTAACAATGGTGCCTGTGTGGTGGCTGCTGGCAGCAACTCCATTGAGTGTGAGTGCCCCAAGGGGTATACAGGCAGTCATTGCGAAATCGACATGGACGATTGTGCCTCCCAACCGTGCCAAAACAATGGAAAATGTGTGGATAAGGTCAATGGATTTTTCTGCGATTGCACCAACACCGGATTCCTGGGACCGCTGTGCCAAACAAACATCGACGAATGCGATATGAAGCCCTGCCGTAATGGCGGCAAATGCTTCGACACCAATGGCTGGTACATCTGCCAATGTATGGAGGGCTGGGCCGGGGAGGTCTGCGAAAAGCCCATCAGTTGCAAGACCCAGCAGTGTCTAAACGGCGGCACCTGCATCGACAAGCAAATTGGTATGCACTGTCTGTGTCCCCCAGGCTTTTCTGGAGAACTCTGCCAACAAGGACCGCCGCCCTGTCCTCAGTGTCCCATCGATTCGGAATGTGTAGCAGGGAAATGCGTCTGCAAGCCAGGAACCTCAG AAGCTTCCGATTCACCCGCTTCACATGAAAATCAGGTGGTAGCAGTGCCGCAATGCAATGGCGGCAAAAGTAAGCGTTACATACCGCCGGAGTGGCTTAAGAAGAAGAGATGTGAGCTAAAAATGA GTTTCAATTGTGAGCAGCCCACCACGGATGTGACCTCCAGTATAGCTGCTGTGGGAACTGGCTGCAAATGTCTGAATGGTGGCACCTGCTCGTTGAATGGCACCCACTGTTATTGTCCCACCGGCTACTCGGGCGATCGATGTGAGAAACTAGAACCTTGTACCCTAAACAATTGCCAAGAACCCATGATTTGTGCTCAGAACAAGTGCATATGTCCCCAGGACAAGGTGTGTACTCAGTGTGCCTCTCAGCCTTGTCGCAATGGCGGCATGTGCTCGGATCTTCCCAACGGCGACTACGAGTGCAAGTGCCCCGCTGGCTGGACGGGTCGCAATTGTGTGAAGGACGTCGACGAATGTGCCATATCGCCCAAAATTTGTGGCAATGGCATCTGTAAGAACGAAGAGGGATCCTACAAATGCTATTGTACGCCCGGTTTCACAGGAATCCATTGCGATTCCGATGTGGATGAGTGTTTGAGTCACCCCTGCCAGAATGGAGCAACGTGTCACAATAAG ctgtttttctttaaatatggAAAGCATCGGATTTTAAGACAA ATCAATGCTTACAAATGCGTTTGCCCTGCCGGTTACAAGGGTCTTAACTGCGAAATCGACATTGATGAGTGCGCAAGTAATCCGTGTTTCAATGGTTCCACTTGCATAGATTTGATCAACAATTTCACCTGCTCCTGCATACCCGGAATGACGGGGCGCTTTTGTGAAATCGACATCGACGATTGCATATCGGGACCATGTCAGCACAATGGCATTTGCATCGACGAATTGGGTGGCTTCCATTGCAATTGCAGCTCGACCGGATACGAGGGAAGATATTGCGAATCGAACATAGACGAGTGCGCCACTAACCAATGCACCAATGGTGCCGAGTGCATAGACCAAGTCAATGATTACTTCTGCAAATGCTTCCCCGGGTTTCGAGGCAAAAACTGTGACATTGATATTAACGAGTGCGAAAGTAATCCGTGTCAGTTCAACGGCATTTGCCTGGAGCGTTCCAACATGACATTATACGCCTTGAGTCAAACCATGGACTTGCCCAGTGTTTTCAGTCAGCCTTTTAGTTTCCAAAATGCCAGCGG CTATGAATGTGTTTGTGTGCCTGGCATAGTGGGCAAGAATTGTGAAACCAATATCAACGAGTGTGAAAATAATCGTTGCGGCAAGCACGGCACCTGCAATGATGGG ATTGGCACCTATACATGCGAATGTGATCCCGGATTTGAGGGTACCTATTGCGAAATCAACATCGACGAATGTGACCGCTATAGTCCATGTGGCGATCACGGCACTTGCATTGATCAAGTCAACGACTACGAGTGCGATTGTGATGCCATGTATGGGGGCAAGAATTGCTCGGTCCCTTTGATAGGCTGCTTGAGCGCACCCTGTTCGAATGGTGGCATCtgcaaaccatatttggttaacGAAACCGAGCATCTCTTCAACTGTTCCTGCCAACATGGCTTCCAGGGCTATACCTGTGAGAAGACAACCACCATATCGATGGTAGTCAGCAGCCTAATCACGGTTAAGACGCAACGAGAGGAAGGCTATGACATAAATCTCCAGTTTCGCACCACCTTGCCCAATGGGGTATTGGCCTTTGGAACTTCGGGGGGCCAAAATGAACCGGTCAGCTACATATTGGAGCTCATCAATGGGCGGCTAAACTTGCACTCGTCTCTGCTGAATAAATGGGAAGGGGTTTTCATTGGGTCCAATCTGAATGACAGCAACTGGCATAAGGTGTTTGTGGCCATTAATACCTCGCATTTGGTTCTATCGGCAAATGATGAGCAGGCCATATTCCCCGTAGGCTCCTACGAGACTTCGAATGGCAGTCAGCAGCCCTCATTTCCACTGACCTACTTGGGTGGCACCATTCCCAACTTGAAGTCATACCTAAGACATTTGACCCACCGTCCGTCGAGCTTTGTGGGTTGTATGCAGGACATTGTTGTGAATGGCAAATGGATTTTCCCCGAGGAACAAGGCTTGGATAACGACACCAAGTTAACCCACATACAAAGTGGATGTCCCCGAACCGAGCAATGTAATCCGAACCCCTGTCATTCAAATGGCAAGTGTACAGATCTGTGGCATACTTTTGCCTGTACCTGCCAACGGCCCCATTTCGGATACACTTGCATATACA ATATAACGGCTGCCACCTTTGGCCATGAGAACACCACACACTCCGCCGTTATTGTGGAAACCAATGATGTTGCCCGACGAGCCATTCGGTCAGTGCTAGATATTTCCATGTTCATACGAACAAGGCAACCGACAGGTCAGGTGTTTTATCTGGGCAGTGATCCACGCAAAGGCAAAGGAGCCG ATGCAGGCAGTTCGTATGTGGCTGCAAAACTACAAGGTGGAGAGTTATTGGTCCGCATGCAATTCAATGGAACGCCCGAGGCATACACTGTGGGTGGAAATAAACTGGACAACGGCTATAACCACTTAATTGAAGTAGTGCGAAATCAAACGTTGGTGCAGGTCAAGCTGAATGACACAGAATACTTCCGCAAGACATTGTCTTCGACTGGTCTGTTGGATGCACAAGTCCTGTATTTGGGTGGCCCGGCTCCTACCACACCCCCAACTGAAGCACCTATAGTGGCCGGCAGTGAGGTGGGAACGACGGAATATGCCACCATAAAGCCTGAAGATTACTTCAAGGGTATTATACAAGATGTTAAGGTTAGCAACGGCTCCCACACAATGATTGTGGAGCTATATCCCTTGGAGGAAGAAGATTTAGCCTTGCCACCTTCCTTCGGTACCATAACAATAGATAGAACATCAGTATTAAAGGGAGAAGTTTCCGATGACTTGTGTCGCAAGAATCCTTGCAGGCACAATGCCGAATGCCGCAACACCTGGAATGACTACATATGCAAGTGTCCAAATGGCTATAAGGGCAAGGACTGTCAGGAGATAGAGTTCTGCCAATTGGTGACATGCCCTGGAAACAGTATTTGTCAAAATCTCGATGATGGCGGCTACGAATGTCTAACCAACATCACATTTAGAGGCAACGAAAAGGCTCCGCTCTCCTTCTCGTTTTACAAGGAACCGCATCTGGCGGAGGAAACAAAGCCCAAACTTAAGCCCGTCATTGAAATAGCTTATCGCACTCGTGCAGGCGGCACCCTGCTGTATTTGGAGAACCAAGATAGTTTCTTTGAAATAGGTGTCAACCAAGGCCAAGTAACGGTTACATGGAAGTTCAATCAGGATCCCTTGGGTGATACAAAACGCTTTAGCAAAGACAATTCCGATGGCATTGAATGGAGTCGAATATTTTTGAGGGCTCAAAATGGCAAACTGGAAGGGGGATGGAAGGGCTGGGAAAGTATGGTCGACCCTTCACCCTCCTTCTCGGCGGACATTGATATCCACGCTTTTGAGGAGCTGATATCAAGTGGTGCTCAGGTTTATTTGGGCGGCATGCCCACAGAAAGTCATCAGTCGCGTGGAACTCTATCATCACAACAAGGCTCCCAGTTCAAGGGCTGCCTGGGAGAAGCTCGTGTGGGAGATTTGCTATTGCCCTATTTTACCAATGACGAAATGTATCCCCGAACCGAGAATGTGTCCGTACAACCCAGTGTACAATTTCGTTTGAATTCCACAAGACCCGATGAAGGATGCATTCTTTGTTTCAAGAGTGATTGTAAAAATGGCGGATTCTGCAGCTCTCCCTCCGAAAGCTATGCCTGTACCTGCCAGGCCGGGTACGATGGCAATGACTGCTCGAATGACATTGACGAATGCGCCACAGCGATGTGTGAGAACAACTCCACATGTATTGACAAGGTGGCCGACTTCTTCTGCTCCTGTCTGCCGGGCTACGATGGACGCTTCTGTGAGAACAACATTGACGAGTGCCTAGACGAGCCTTGCCACAATGGGGGCAATTGTACAGACCTTATAGCAGCCTTTAAGTGTGACTGCACAGATGACTATGCTGGACCTCAGTGCGACATTCTAAAGCAGGTCACGTGTGATAATAACCCATGTAAAAATGGATCAACGTGCCAGGATAAATTTA ATTCCCAAACGGGCAATAATTTCACATGTACCTGTATGCAAGGCTATGAGGGGCCTCTGTGTGACACTCCCTTTTGCGAGGTAAAACCATGCGAGCATGGTGGTCTTTGCATTATATCAGAATCAAGG ACCCCCATTTGCCAATGCAGTTTGGGTTACACCGGACCTCTGTGCGAAAGCGACATCAACGAGTGCGAATCGAATCCCTGCTTCAATGATGGCATTTGCACCGATTTGGTTGGCGGCTACTCTTGCAATTGCACTGAGACCGGTTTTGAGGGCGACAACTGCGAAATCGACATCGATGAATGTGCCATGAGCGTAGAGTATTGCGGCGGTCTCGGTAGATGCATCAATCTGCCGGGCACCTTCAAGTGTATATGCCAAGACTCCTTCTGTGGGGCCTACTGCAACTTTACGGACCCCTGTAAACAGTCCGATGTGCAGTTGTGCATGAACGGCGGTACCTGTCAAGAAGCCTGCGGCGATGAAGCAGACTACACTTGCAATTGTACCGACGGCTACACTGGCAAAAATTGCACAGTGCTG ATAACCGCTAAAGAGGAGCCCAGCACAGCGGACATTGCCATTATAGTTATACCCGTTGTTGTGGTCCTGCTGCTCGTCTGTGCCGGTCTACTGGTAACTTTTCTGGTTATGGCACGCAACAAGCGCGCCACCCGGGGCACCTACAGCCCCAGTGCTCAGGAATACTGCAATCCCCGTCTGGAAATGGACAATGTGTTGAAACCCCCACCTGAAGAAAGGCTCATTTAG